The nucleotide sequence TGTCTTCATAATATGggatgttatttttgatgaGACCCGAATATGGATGAACTGAAAAATACATGGATATTACATACCTTAGAAATAAAGGTGGagtaaactcaatttaaaataaatattttcactaGTGAGACAAGAGAAGGTGAGGGGGGATGAGAccatgttgttgttgctacttgaGATTGTTTCGAATTTGATTGAAGTTGACACTTGTTCCACATATCTAAGGTTATTGGTGCGATTTGAGTTCGATTTCCAACATGTTTACCCAATAAATGAGGGTAGTTATTGTGTCACGTCTCTTTGGGAGAcataattttgagtttatgaCTTTTAACTTATAAGCTcgtatgattaaaaaaaagaaagactcGTTTACTGACCGTCATTTTTTACATGAgcttataacaattttttataagtcgattcaagtagcttataatttatcactttttatcttaattttacCACTATAAtcgtaattgaaaaaaataaatattatatgcaTTTCTTTTAACAAATACTACAAAATCAATTAACTAGCTTATCTGTTATAAACTACACTATCCGACCATTATgagcaaaaatcaacattttaaattcattcgttaaatgatgtatgtggtctataatgaAGACCACATACAccatttaatgaataaatttaaaatataaatttttacttataattctAGCCAAAATTAAAGATGTAGCTTATCAttgaattttccttaaaaaaaaaagtcccatgctaaattgaataattttttttaggcttaatcgCACTTTTagccccctatcttttcaaaagttgcgattttggctcctaactaattaaaatacaaaatagccCCTATATATTGGatcttttgcagttttggccgcCAATATCACTTTTGACTcagtcttcgctgacgtgacacccacatcccttaagtgaggtgccacgtgtcggCCATTGTGGGTgtcacgtcagcgaagactaaaTCAAAAGTGGTATTGGGGGCaaaaaactgccaaagatccaatacataggtggttgttttgtattttaattagttagaggcaaaaatcgcaacttttgaaaagataagttTTTACTATATTGCCccactttcttttttataaaaaagacgTCGTTATACTTACATAATATGAATTTCgctcatttttttaacaagattaATTAAAGTCATCATTCCTCTATTTGTTTCCTAAAAAGGATTCACATTCGTTTCTGGAAAATTggtaaattattaattatagacataatttttttcttcaggaaTTAATAATAGACATAGGAATTAATAAACAAAAGCACTTATCATTGAAAATTATGATACCGTAGTAGCAGTAGTATGATACAAAAACCAGATCTACAGACTAAGCCTCAAACTCCTCCTTCTattaaaaaagcaaaaaagagTATGATTCTTCAGCCTCAGATTCTCTTCTCTACCTcctaacttttttatttttcacatgataaacaaaaaaagatagaaaatccCATAAAAGATTctatctcaacaaaaaaaaaaaaaaaaaaactaaaaactcaTATCTAGATTCTTGGATTcataaaaagaaagagaaaattctACTCAGCATCGCTTCATCGGAAAATTTACACCACCGTGCTCTGTTTCCTCTGCTTCCGGTAGtcacaacactttctacatctTCTAATTCAGATTCATTGCTTCACCTCCACTCACTATCCAAGGATGCGCCAAGGCTTGTTCAGCAGAAAATCTTCTAGAATCATCTCTACACATCATCTTCCTCAACAGATCCTTAGCAGAAGAAGAAACAGAACGGAAGATTCTAGAAGGAAACCTGAGATTCGCTCTAATAACTGACTCAAAAATCTCAGCCGTAGAATCACCGTAAAACGGAGGAATCCCGCTCAACATTATGTACAAAAGCACACCACAGCTCCACACATCAACTTTCTCTGTATAATCTCTTCCTAATAGAACCTCCGGTGCCACGTAATACGGTGTTCCGACGACTCCACTCATTTTCTCGCCGTCGCCGAACCATTCCGCCGAACCGAAATCAGCTAATTTGAGATTATCTTCAGAATCAAAGAGAATGTTATCCGGCTTGATATCGCGATGAGCGACACCGAGACGGTGGCAGTGAACAACGGCTTCGAGAAGCTTTTTGATTATCGCAGCGGCTTGTTGTTCCGTTAAAGGATTCGCAACGATACGGTCGAGGAGAGTGTGAGGTTGACAAAGCTCTAAGACGATGGATAAGAAATCGTCGTTTTCAAAAACGTCGAAGATTTGAAGGATGTTAGGGTGAGgtgaaagaagagagaggaaTTTAGGTTCGTTTTCGAGACACTCGCGATCAGTGGAATCGGCGAGGAGAGATTTGTCGATAACTTTGACGGCTGTTGGTACGGCGGAGTCAGGGTGGTAGCACCGGAAAATGGTACCGAAACGACCACGACCGATCTCCTCGCTGAGTTGGTACTTAGTTTTTAGGGTTTCGCACATCTCAACAATTTTTTCTTCGATTTTGATTATCGagtttcttagtttttttttgggttaggttaggGTTATTTATAGAAGGAGAAAATAACTGTGAAGAGTGTGAGGGTGAAAGTGTGGAATGTGCTATTGGCATATTAGAAAAGGGAATATTCTTTCGGTGGGATAGTATCATTCAAAACAAACTACGTTACGGGAGGGTTTATTCTGTTTATATTTTGCTTATCAAAAAAACTAACTACCGTTACATCCGttttattagtttcttttttttttttttaaataaaatagggtttatcttttgaatattttattttataaatatgaaaagaataaaaaaaaacagaaagataGAGATTCTCTGCGGAAAAAAAGGTTAGGAAATTTGGAACAAGTGAACAACAAACCAATTCCTAATATTTTGATCGATTGTAAttgaataaaagttttttttgaaaaaatataatagttaAATCATAcaaactagcgaaaagacggacacGTGGGCACTAACGTATCCGTTTTTCGCTCTTTTTATCGTGCTAACGTTTGAAAAATATCAAcggtattttttatgaaattttaattttgattaaaagtaaaaatataaatgttttttgctttcaaattataacaaattaaactaatcatgattatctatttcaatgaaactaacgatataacaaaaaaatataatttacatttttatttttttaatgacaccaacaacaatttttattagaaaaaaaagttgttgtttaaaagtataattaagatttaagataatgaaaaagtaagtataaatacactcatttaatttgttacactttttaaatgataaaagaaaaaattagacatttgtgtttgttacacttttattttaatatttaaatttattcttatatatttgttacatgtgttatttatttgtatttaaaattgacGGCacttttggaaagagaaaaatcaGCACAAAAGTGCTTGAAAatggttgttttctttatatatagtatagataaaacaattttctaagaaaaaaagaggaaataaaGCAATATAAGTTAGTAAAAAATCTGTAGAACAAAAAAAGCAATGctagttccttaaaaaaaaaacaatcgcAAGTTCctttatttctaaaaaattataaatatgtcCTTTGGTGTATAAAAATTGATCgatatttttaaatatgtaacaaattatttat is from Medicago truncatula cultivar Jemalong A17 chromosome 1, MtrunA17r5.0-ANR, whole genome shotgun sequence and encodes:
- the LOC11434611 gene encoding phosphoenolpyruvate carboxylase kinase 1; this encodes MCETLKTKYQLSEEIGRGRFGTIFRCYHPDSAVPTAVKVIDKSLLADSTDRECLENEPKFLSLLSPHPNILQIFDVFENDDFLSIVLELCQPHTLLDRIVANPLTEQQAAAIIKKLLEAVVHCHRLGVAHRDIKPDNILFDSEDNLKLADFGSAEWFGDGEKMSGVVGTPYYVAPEVLLGRDYTEKVDVWSCGVLLYIMLSGIPPFYGDSTAEIFESVIRANLRFPSRIFRSVSSSAKDLLRKMMCRDDSRRFSAEQALAHPWIVSGGEAMNLN